Proteins encoded within one genomic window of Leptolyngbya sp. FACHB-261:
- a CDS encoding helix-turn-helix transcriptional regulator, with translation MARKSKSPLARLRAIQQLTQRELAQALGVTDDTVANWEKGRAIPRLTIRQVRILLKVLECTIDELPDDFGPPESQEED, from the coding sequence ATGGCTAGAAAATCTAAATCACCGCTCGCGAGACTGAGAGCTATTCAGCAGCTCACCCAGAGAGAGTTAGCTCAGGCGTTAGGAGTCACAGACGATACGGTCGCCAACTGGGAGAAGGGGAGAGCCATACCGAGGCTCACCATCCGTCAAGTCAGGATTTTGCTCAAAGTGTTGGAATGCACAATTGATGAGCTTCCTGATGACTTCGGACCGCCTGAAAGCCAGGAGGAGGATTGA